In Spodoptera frugiperda isolate SF20-4 chromosome 28, AGI-APGP_CSIRO_Sfru_2.0, whole genome shotgun sequence, one genomic interval encodes:
- the LOC118265051 gene encoding protein peste-like isoform X2: MRGRTPRWLWVGAGSGALLALAALSAALAWTSIFDSALANQLMLTPNSRSFRTWLEPSVPLYFDIYFFNWTNSENFPEEKPNLVQLGPYRFLEKRKHVNVTWHDNNDTLAYRTQRSWFFDEASSNGTLQDNITTLNGIAASAVYRSRFWGFLQQKGLAMGLAMFNQKIAVSKLARELLFEGYDDQLLNLAKSLPSSTTGGAPPVDKFGWFYERNNSLDTDGYMEVTTGRTAGTLPGQIMRWNYEDHIPYYEGECAQLAGSAGEFMPRNLTEDSVLPMFVPDLCRTVYMEYVDTGELDGLNYNKYALTQRSFDNSSVSPSNTCFCNGECAWSGVMNVSACRFGSPAFMTLPHFLHGDPQLGEMVTGLQPDPDAHSFYFAVEPKLGVPLDVAARFQLNLYLEPSENIGLYEDVPRMLFPIFWVEQRVQVQDDVLAELRLVRAIFDWGGTVCACAALVFAILVTMATCWARKPHQIKKESMFEKPKDEAELKLNPI, encoded by the exons ATGCGCGGACGCACGCCGCGCTGGCTGTGGGTGGGAGCAGGCAGCGGTGCGTTGCTTGCGCTTGCGGCGCTCTCTGCAGCACTTGCCTGGACCAGTATATTCGATTCGGCGCTTGCTAAT CAACTGATGCTGACTCCAAACTCCAGGTCGTTCCGCACGTGGTTGGAGCCGTCAGTGCCGCTGTACTTCGATATCTACTTCTTCAACTGGACCAACTCTGAGAACTTTCCTGAGGAGAAACCGAATCTGGTGCAATTAG GTCCCTACCGGTTTCTGGAGAAAAGAAAACACGTGAACGTGACGTGGCATGACAACAACGACACGTTGGCGTACCGCACACAGAGGAGCTGGTTCTTCGACGAGGCCTCCTCCAATGGAACTCTTCAGGACAACATCACCACACTCAATGGCATCGCTGCT TCAGCAGTGTACCGGTCCAGATTCTGGGGCTTCCTTCAACAGAAGGGTCTGGCAATGGGTCTGGCGATGTTCAACCAGAAGATAGCAGTCTCCAAGCTGGCTAGAGAGCTGCTGTTCGAAGGTTATGATGATCAGCTTCTGAACCTGGCCAAGAGTCTGCCTTCGAGTACTACTGGAGGAGCCCCACCGGTTGACAAGTTTGGATGGTTCTATGAG AGGAACAACTCCTTAGACACCGACGGCTACATGGAGGTGACGACAGGGAGGACAGCGGGCACCCTGCCCGGCCAGATCATGAGGTGGAACTATGAAGACCACATCCCGTATTACGAAGGGGAGTGTGCTCAA CTGGCTGGTAGTGCGGGCGAGTTCATGCCTCGCAACCTGACGGAGGACTCCGTGCTGCCGATGTTCGTGCCGGACCTCTGCCGGACGGTGTACATGGAGTACGTGGACACCGGCGAGCTGGACGGCCTGAACTACAACAAGTACGCGCTCACGCAGAGGAGTTTTGATAACT CATCAGTTTCTCCATCCAACACGTGTTTCTGCAACGGAGAGTGTGCGTGGAGTGGAGTGATGAACGTGTCAGCCTGCAGGTTTGGATCCCCTGCCTTCATGACGCTCCCTCACTTCTTACACGGGGATCCACAGCTGGGGGAGATGGTGACAGGCTTGCAGCCAGATCCTGATGCCCATTCCTTTTACTTTGCTGTTGAGCCT aaactGGGAGTCCCGTTGGATGTAGCTGCGAGATTCCAGCTCAACTTATATTTAGAACCGAGTGAGAATATCGG TCTCTATGAAGATGTACCCAGGATGCTGTTTCCAATATTCTGGGTAGAACAGCGAGTGCAGGTGCAAGACGACGTGCTAGCCGAGCTGCGGCTAGTGCGCGCCATCTTTGATTGGGGCGGCACCGTCTGCGCCTGCGCAGCGCTCGTCTTCGCAATCCTCGTTACCATGGCAACGTGTTGGGCGAGAAAACCACACCAGATAAAAAAGGAATCTATGTTCGAAAAGCCGAAAGATGAGGCCGAATTGAAGCTCAACCCTATATGA
- the LOC118265065 gene encoding protein FAM151A isoform X1 codes for MIRLLLLAATAIVVRSAEEESMKNLTTITWAHAVNNKTYLQASLASTICMLEADIVIGTVIGKEGPAIPIMAHPPATTSDLSLAEFLETVSQHNLKESNPTSKKGVKLDFKSIEAYEESQELIGRYQAQGLPIWLNADILPGPVDATTKPVDPVKFLKLGSKHACAVLSVGWTTNYGGNITEGEYTSEQIGTMLRMINENHINQTVTFPVRAGLAANSQPVLLDLLRETSSLNSTMTVWSSEGDHVEVDRLRALILTVGLERTYLDVPQELAGKLHLPPPDAKAKN; via the exons atgattcgCCTATTACTTTTGGCCGCCACgg CCATCGTTGTGAGGTCGGCAGAGGAAGAATCAATGAAGAACTTAACTACAATCACTTGGGCGCATGCCgtcaataataaaacttatctaCAAGCTTCTTTAGCGA GCACCATCTGCATGTTGGAAGCTGACATCGTCATCGGCACGGTGATCGGCAAGGAAGGCCCAGCCATCCCCATCATGGCCCATCCACCAGCAACTACCTCTGACCTGTCCTTGGCTGAGTTTCTGGAGACCGTGTCCCAGCACAACCTGAAGGAATCGAACCCCACCAGTAAGAAGGGGGTGAAGCTGGACTTCAAGAGCATTGAGGCTTATGAGGAGAGCCAGGAACTGATTGGCCGCTACCAGGCGCAG GGTTTACCAATATGGCTGAATGCTGACATCCTTCCCGGACCAGTGGACGCTACCACAAAGCCAGTGGACCCTGTGAAGTTTCTGAAGCTGGGCTCCAAGCATGCCTGTGCTGTGCTGTCGGTCGGCTGGACCACCAACTACGGAGGAAATATCACTGAGGGCGAGTACACCAGCGAACAAATCGGCACCATGCTGAGGATGATCAATGAGAACCACATCAATCAAACTGTCACCTTCcct GTCCGCGCTGGTCTAGCAGCCAACAGTCAACCTGTTCTCTTGGACCTCCTCCGAGAAACTTCCTCTCTCAACTCCACCATGACAGTCTGGTCCAGCGAAGGTGATCACGTGGAAGTAGACCGTCTCCGCGCCCTGATCCTCACCGTCGGCTTAGAGAGGACCTACCTAGATGTCCCTCAGGAGTTAGCTGGCAAACTTCACCTGCCCCCGCCCGATGCGAAGGCCAAGAACTAA
- the LOC118265051 gene encoding protein peste-like isoform X1 — translation MWRFDVLLYVENVPGKMRGRTPRWLWVGAGSGALLALAALSAALAWTSIFDSALANQLMLTPNSRSFRTWLEPSVPLYFDIYFFNWTNSENFPEEKPNLVQLGPYRFLEKRKHVNVTWHDNNDTLAYRTQRSWFFDEASSNGTLQDNITTLNGIAASAVYRSRFWGFLQQKGLAMGLAMFNQKIAVSKLARELLFEGYDDQLLNLAKSLPSSTTGGAPPVDKFGWFYERNNSLDTDGYMEVTTGRTAGTLPGQIMRWNYEDHIPYYEGECAQLAGSAGEFMPRNLTEDSVLPMFVPDLCRTVYMEYVDTGELDGLNYNKYALTQRSFDNSSVSPSNTCFCNGECAWSGVMNVSACRFGSPAFMTLPHFLHGDPQLGEMVTGLQPDPDAHSFYFAVEPKLGVPLDVAARFQLNLYLEPSENIGLYEDVPRMLFPIFWVEQRVQVQDDVLAELRLVRAIFDWGGTVCACAALVFAILVTMATCWARKPHQIKKESMFEKPKDEAELKLNPI, via the exons aTGTGGCGTTTCGATGTTCTTCTTTATGTGGAAAA cGTGCCAGGAAAGATGCGCGGACGCACGCCGCGCTGGCTGTGGGTGGGAGCAGGCAGCGGTGCGTTGCTTGCGCTTGCGGCGCTCTCTGCAGCACTTGCCTGGACCAGTATATTCGATTCGGCGCTTGCTAAT CAACTGATGCTGACTCCAAACTCCAGGTCGTTCCGCACGTGGTTGGAGCCGTCAGTGCCGCTGTACTTCGATATCTACTTCTTCAACTGGACCAACTCTGAGAACTTTCCTGAGGAGAAACCGAATCTGGTGCAATTAG GTCCCTACCGGTTTCTGGAGAAAAGAAAACACGTGAACGTGACGTGGCATGACAACAACGACACGTTGGCGTACCGCACACAGAGGAGCTGGTTCTTCGACGAGGCCTCCTCCAATGGAACTCTTCAGGACAACATCACCACACTCAATGGCATCGCTGCT TCAGCAGTGTACCGGTCCAGATTCTGGGGCTTCCTTCAACAGAAGGGTCTGGCAATGGGTCTGGCGATGTTCAACCAGAAGATAGCAGTCTCCAAGCTGGCTAGAGAGCTGCTGTTCGAAGGTTATGATGATCAGCTTCTGAACCTGGCCAAGAGTCTGCCTTCGAGTACTACTGGAGGAGCCCCACCGGTTGACAAGTTTGGATGGTTCTATGAG AGGAACAACTCCTTAGACACCGACGGCTACATGGAGGTGACGACAGGGAGGACAGCGGGCACCCTGCCCGGCCAGATCATGAGGTGGAACTATGAAGACCACATCCCGTATTACGAAGGGGAGTGTGCTCAA CTGGCTGGTAGTGCGGGCGAGTTCATGCCTCGCAACCTGACGGAGGACTCCGTGCTGCCGATGTTCGTGCCGGACCTCTGCCGGACGGTGTACATGGAGTACGTGGACACCGGCGAGCTGGACGGCCTGAACTACAACAAGTACGCGCTCACGCAGAGGAGTTTTGATAACT CATCAGTTTCTCCATCCAACACGTGTTTCTGCAACGGAGAGTGTGCGTGGAGTGGAGTGATGAACGTGTCAGCCTGCAGGTTTGGATCCCCTGCCTTCATGACGCTCCCTCACTTCTTACACGGGGATCCACAGCTGGGGGAGATGGTGACAGGCTTGCAGCCAGATCCTGATGCCCATTCCTTTTACTTTGCTGTTGAGCCT aaactGGGAGTCCCGTTGGATGTAGCTGCGAGATTCCAGCTCAACTTATATTTAGAACCGAGTGAGAATATCGG TCTCTATGAAGATGTACCCAGGATGCTGTTTCCAATATTCTGGGTAGAACAGCGAGTGCAGGTGCAAGACGACGTGCTAGCCGAGCTGCGGCTAGTGCGCGCCATCTTTGATTGGGGCGGCACCGTCTGCGCCTGCGCAGCGCTCGTCTTCGCAATCCTCGTTACCATGGCAACGTGTTGGGCGAGAAAACCACACCAGATAAAAAAGGAATCTATGTTCGAAAAGCCGAAAGATGAGGCCGAATTGAAGCTCAACCCTATATGA
- the LOC118265065 gene encoding protein FAM151A isoform X2: protein MAIVVRSAEEESMKNLTTITWAHAVNNKTYLQASLASTICMLEADIVIGTVIGKEGPAIPIMAHPPATTSDLSLAEFLETVSQHNLKESNPTSKKGVKLDFKSIEAYEESQELIGRYQAQGLPIWLNADILPGPVDATTKPVDPVKFLKLGSKHACAVLSVGWTTNYGGNITEGEYTSEQIGTMLRMINENHINQTVTFPVRAGLAANSQPVLLDLLRETSSLNSTMTVWSSEGDHVEVDRLRALILTVGLERTYLDVPQELAGKLHLPPPDAKAKN from the exons ATGG CCATCGTTGTGAGGTCGGCAGAGGAAGAATCAATGAAGAACTTAACTACAATCACTTGGGCGCATGCCgtcaataataaaacttatctaCAAGCTTCTTTAGCGA GCACCATCTGCATGTTGGAAGCTGACATCGTCATCGGCACGGTGATCGGCAAGGAAGGCCCAGCCATCCCCATCATGGCCCATCCACCAGCAACTACCTCTGACCTGTCCTTGGCTGAGTTTCTGGAGACCGTGTCCCAGCACAACCTGAAGGAATCGAACCCCACCAGTAAGAAGGGGGTGAAGCTGGACTTCAAGAGCATTGAGGCTTATGAGGAGAGCCAGGAACTGATTGGCCGCTACCAGGCGCAG GGTTTACCAATATGGCTGAATGCTGACATCCTTCCCGGACCAGTGGACGCTACCACAAAGCCAGTGGACCCTGTGAAGTTTCTGAAGCTGGGCTCCAAGCATGCCTGTGCTGTGCTGTCGGTCGGCTGGACCACCAACTACGGAGGAAATATCACTGAGGGCGAGTACACCAGCGAACAAATCGGCACCATGCTGAGGATGATCAATGAGAACCACATCAATCAAACTGTCACCTTCcct GTCCGCGCTGGTCTAGCAGCCAACAGTCAACCTGTTCTCTTGGACCTCCTCCGAGAAACTTCCTCTCTCAACTCCACCATGACAGTCTGGTCCAGCGAAGGTGATCACGTGGAAGTAGACCGTCTCCGCGCCCTGATCCTCACCGTCGGCTTAGAGAGGACCTACCTAGATGTCCCTCAGGAGTTAGCTGGCAAACTTCACCTGCCCCCGCCCGATGCGAAGGCCAAGAACTAA